The Limanda limanda chromosome 20, fLimLim1.1, whole genome shotgun sequence genome has a segment encoding these proteins:
- the qtrt2 gene encoding queuine tRNA-ribosyltransferase accessory subunit 2, whose amino-acid sequence MRLELSRLVQGGGRLGVLRGLGRTKQLGLEVPGCLLYTHLGTVPHLTQDTLQTLSNLPSVTQVSLSNIAEHHEVLEEFKDGFRKFAGLHDTLLYCSLHDPAAPCPPGYITNKTVSVWGSGGRIELTVARFMALQKVVQPDWYQSMADGETWQNNTSLKRVRKSVDRTLAHLDQCLLVHQNSQELEGVEVFGVVEGGDILEERVRSARETAKRPVAGFCLDSLRAGSIDPALRTQLITAVTKELPEDKPRLLQGVGRPDEVLACVEAGVDLFESFFPFQVTERGCALCFSFDISPDPESAVLQLDDEERDTAEKTQLNGDLNPDDQTQMTSFEINLKDKRYQDDFRPLVEGCGCYCCKNHQRAYLHHLLVTNELLAGVLLMIHNTAHYHGFFGALREAMASDKVDVLKRRVLRERDEQTVRKEQDG is encoded by the exons ATGAGGCTGGAGCTGTCCCGGCTGGTTCAGGGAGGAGGTCGGCTGGGGGTCCTGAGGGGGCTCGGCAGGACGAAGCAGCTCGGCCTGGAGGTCCCGGGGTGTCTCCTGTACACACACCTGGGGACAGTCCCCCACCTCACCCAGGACACCCTGCAGACCCTGAGCAACCTGCCCTCCGTCACCCAGGTCTCCCTGTCCAACAT agcGGAGCACCACGAGGTGTTGGAGGAGTTTAAGGATGGATTCAGGAAGTTTGCAG GTCTTCATGATACTTTGTTGTACTGCTCGCTCCACGACCCGGCCGCCCCCTGTCCGCCAGGCTATATTACCAACAAG ACGGTGTCAGTGTGGGGCAGCGGTGGAAGGATAGAGCTGACCGTGGCCAGGTTCATGGCTCTGCAGAAGGTCGTGCAGCCAGACTGGTACCAGAGCATGGCCGACGGAGAGACGTGGCAGAACAACACGTCGCTCAAACGAGTTCGAAAGTCTGTGGATCGAACTCTCGCTCACTTGGACCAGTGTCTGCTGGTGCACCAAAACTCACAG GAGTTGGAGGGAGTGGAGGTGTTCGGcgtggtggagggaggagacatCCTGGAAGAGAGGGTGCGCTCGGCCAGGGAGACGGCCAAGAGGCCCGTGGCTGGATTCTGTCTGGACAGCCTCCGGGCGGGCTCCATAGACCCGGCCCTGAGGACCCAGCTCATCACTGCTGTGACCAAAGAGCTGCCTGAGGACAAACCCAG ACTGCTGCAGGGTGTCGGGCGACCGGACGAGGTGCTGGCCTGCGTGGAGGCCGGCGTGGACCTGTTCGAGAGCTTCTTCCCGTTCCAGGTGACGGAGCGTGGCTGCGCTCTTTGCTTCAGCTTCGACATCTCCCCGGACCCGGAAAGCGCAG TGCTGCAGCTGGACGATGAGGAGAGGGACACTGCAGAGAAGACGCAACTGAACGGAGATCTTAATCCTGACGATCAAACACAAATGACGTCCTTTGAGATAAATCTCAAAGACAAAAg GTACCAGGACGACTTCAGGCCCCTGGTGGAGGGGTGTGGCTGCTACTGCTGCAAGAACCACCAGAGGGCGTACCTGCACCACCTGCTGGTGACCAATGAGCTGCTGGCCGGAGTCCTGCTCATGATCCACAACACAGCCCACTATCACGGCTTCTTTGGCGCCTTAAGAGAGGCTATGGCCAGTGATAAAGTGGACGTCCTAAAGAGAAGGGTACTTAGGGAGAGGGATGAGCAGACGGTGAGAAAAGAGCAAGACGGATAA